In Agromyces sp. 3263, a single genomic region encodes these proteins:
- a CDS encoding ROK family transcriptional regulator, whose product MTDISRTGQNGHITALGSSVASDLFQILRDGRPRTRTELSAMTGLARSTVALRIDALMKLGLVGPVGDAVSTGGRPSSQFAIAASGRVVLGVDVGASHVRIAVSDLTGRIQAESSEPIRVAEGPETVLTWVSGAAQELLDRLGRSPADLLAIGIGLPGPVEHSSGRPINPPIMPGWDRFDVPGWFHGTFDAPVLVDNDVNIMALGERELSWPEVDHLIFVKVATGIGSGVISGGILQRGAQGTAGDIGHVHVARGADVPCQCGNRGCLEALASGPALARDLRDTGMSPESSQDVVELVKGGNITAIQAVRQAGRDIGEVLTTCVSLINPSVIVIGGSLAQAGEHLIAGVREIVYTRSMPLATEHLQITQSKAGADAAVLGACMLAIHHALSPANIEEMVVGAPTAAKV is encoded by the coding sequence ATGACCGACATAAGTCGCACCGGCCAGAACGGGCACATCACCGCCCTCGGCTCCTCCGTCGCCAGTGACCTGTTCCAGATCCTGCGCGACGGGCGTCCCCGCACCCGCACCGAGCTCTCGGCCATGACGGGCCTCGCCCGGTCGACGGTGGCACTCCGCATCGACGCCCTCATGAAGCTCGGGCTCGTCGGCCCGGTCGGCGACGCGGTCTCGACCGGTGGGCGACCGTCGTCCCAGTTCGCCATCGCGGCGAGCGGGCGCGTCGTGCTGGGCGTCGATGTCGGCGCCTCCCACGTGCGTATCGCCGTCAGCGATCTCACCGGGCGCATCCAGGCCGAGAGCAGCGAGCCCATCCGCGTGGCCGAGGGTCCCGAGACGGTGCTCACGTGGGTCTCGGGGGCCGCGCAGGAGCTGCTCGACCGGCTCGGCCGTTCGCCCGCCGACCTGCTCGCCATCGGCATCGGGCTCCCGGGTCCCGTCGAGCACAGCTCCGGCCGGCCGATCAACCCGCCGATCATGCCCGGTTGGGACCGCTTCGACGTGCCGGGCTGGTTCCACGGCACCTTCGACGCCCCCGTGCTCGTCGACAACGACGTGAACATCATGGCGCTGGGCGAGCGCGAGCTGTCCTGGCCGGAGGTCGACCACCTCATCTTCGTCAAGGTCGCGACCGGAATCGGGTCGGGCGTCATCTCGGGCGGCATCCTCCAGCGTGGGGCACAGGGCACCGCCGGCGACATCGGGCATGTGCACGTGGCACGCGGCGCCGACGTGCCCTGCCAGTGCGGGAACCGCGGATGCCTCGAGGCGCTCGCCTCGGGTCCGGCCCTCGCGCGCGACCTGCGCGACACCGGCATGTCGCCCGAGTCCAGCCAAGACGTGGTCGAGCTCGTGAAGGGCGGCAACATCACCGCCATCCAGGCCGTGCGCCAGGCCGGTCGCGACATCGGCGAGGTGCTCACCACCTGCGTCAGCCTCATCAACCCGTCGGTCATCGTCATCGGCGGCTCGCTCGCCCAGGCGGGCGAGCACCTCATCGCGGGGGTCCGCGAGATCGTCTACACGCGCTCGATGCCGCTCGCCACCGAGCACCTGCAGATCACGCAGTCCAAGGCCGGGGCGGACGCCGCAGTACTCGGCGCCTGCATGCTCGCGATCCACCACGCGCTGTCGCCCGCGAACATCGAGGAGATGGTGGTCGGCGCGCCGACGGCGGCGAAGGTCTGA